The proteins below are encoded in one region of Pontibacter deserti:
- a CDS encoding MFS transporter: MENAAATRLGLRENAGQFWLLVLVNGFVGAMVGLERSVIPEFAEIVFGINGHTALLSFIVAFGLAKSMANMLMGRLTLQFTRKQLLLIGWLFALPVPWLLLYAANWWWVIVANLLLGINQGLSWSATVVMKIDLVGEKNRGLAMGINEFAGYLAVGLIAFLAGYIASTSGNVTYAFVPGIGFSIVGLLLTLFFVRDTHAHVQTEAAQTSIPLLKNIWKDTTFRHPNLGSVTLNGFVNNMNDGILWGLLPVLLTTKGYTLTETGLLAGIYPAVWGLGQLVTGRLGDILCKKQLLSLGMMIQGLAIGMLLFADYYPILVAALVILGAGTAMVYPNFLAVVAENTHPVQRPQSLGIFRFWRDFGYVAGAVAAGVFSDLFGLPAVIIGTAILTIGAGVLSEMRMCCTKKLLWHSKECSTRLLQAT; the protein is encoded by the coding sequence ATGGAAAACGCTGCAGCTACCAGACTCGGATTAAGAGAAAACGCAGGCCAGTTCTGGCTGCTTGTGCTGGTAAACGGTTTTGTTGGTGCTATGGTAGGATTGGAGCGCTCTGTAATTCCGGAGTTTGCTGAAATAGTTTTTGGCATAAACGGGCACACGGCGCTTCTTTCGTTTATAGTTGCCTTTGGCCTCGCTAAGTCAATGGCTAATATGCTGATGGGACGGCTTACGCTGCAGTTTACCCGCAAGCAGTTGCTCCTGATCGGTTGGCTGTTTGCTCTGCCGGTGCCATGGCTCTTGCTGTATGCTGCTAACTGGTGGTGGGTAATAGTTGCAAACCTGTTGCTGGGGATTAACCAGGGGCTGTCATGGTCGGCTACTGTGGTAATGAAAATTGACCTGGTAGGCGAAAAGAATCGCGGCCTGGCCATGGGCATTAACGAGTTCGCTGGTTACCTGGCGGTTGGGCTGATTGCGTTCCTAGCAGGGTATATTGCTTCTACTTCAGGTAATGTAACATATGCATTTGTTCCGGGCATTGGCTTCTCTATAGTTGGTTTGCTGCTAACATTGTTTTTTGTCCGCGATACCCATGCCCACGTGCAAACAGAAGCTGCCCAAACTTCTATTCCCCTGCTAAAAAACATCTGGAAAGACACCACCTTCCGCCACCCCAACCTGGGCTCTGTTACCCTTAATGGTTTTGTAAACAACATGAATGACGGTATACTTTGGGGACTGCTGCCAGTACTGTTGACAACCAAAGGATACACATTAACCGAAACCGGCTTACTGGCTGGTATTTACCCGGCTGTATGGGGATTGGGGCAACTGGTAACCGGCAGGCTGGGCGATATACTTTGTAAAAAGCAGCTGCTTAGCTTGGGCATGATGATACAGGGCTTGGCCATTGGTATGCTGTTGTTTGCAGATTATTACCCTATACTTGTAGCAGCACTGGTTATACTTGGGGCCGGTACCGCTATGGTTTACCCAAACTTTCTGGCAGTGGTGGCCGAAAATACGCACCCGGTGCAGCGTCCGCAGAGCCTGGGCATTTTCAGATTCTGGCGTGACTTTGGCTATGTGGCCGGAGCAGTGGCTGCCGGCGTGTTCAGCGACCTATTCGGGCTTCCAGCGGTTATTATCGGAACGGCTATACTTACGATTGGGGCTGGAGTTCTCTCTGAAATGCGCATGTGTTGCACCAAAAAGCTGTTGTGGCACAGCAAGGAATGCAGTACTCGTTTGCTTCAGGCTACCTGA
- a CDS encoding YeeE/YedE family protein: MKGLKFILAGILFGIVMSKSEAISWFRIQEMFRFQSFHMYGIIGTAVILGVIITYLIKRYKLRDYQGNPIVFTPKEKSVPRYLIGGIIFGLGWALTGACPGPLFVNIGHGYWAILLAIGGAIAGTYTYGVIKDKLPH; the protein is encoded by the coding sequence GTGAAAGGATTAAAATTTATACTTGCCGGCATTCTGTTCGGCATCGTGATGAGCAAATCGGAAGCTATTTCGTGGTTCCGTATCCAGGAGATGTTCCGCTTCCAGTCGTTTCATATGTATGGCATTATTGGTACAGCAGTTATACTTGGTGTGATCATCACGTACCTGATTAAGAGATACAAACTACGCGACTACCAGGGAAACCCGATTGTTTTCACTCCTAAAGAGAAATCTGTTCCGCGTTACCTGATAGGTGGTATCATCTTCGGGTTAGGCTGGGCACTGACAGGCGCCTGCCCCGGACCCTTATTTGTAAATATTGGCCATGGTTACTGGGCAATTTTACTGGCTATAGGTGGTGCAATTGCTGGTACATATACTTACGGTGTTATCAAAGACAAGCTACCGCACTAA
- a CDS encoding YeeE/YedE family protein: protein MLELLRQPWPWYTSGAVIAFVMLLLLFFGKSFGFSSNLRVICAACGAGKKHKFFDFDWRSQTWNLLFLVGAILGGVISSQFLSNGEAVQISQATIQDLRQIGISAPNGMQPEELFSLEALLTVKGFLVLLLGGFAIGFGSRYAGGCTSGHAISGLSNLQLPSLIAVIGFFIGGLITTWLFLPLIF, encoded by the coding sequence ATGTTAGAGCTATTAAGGCAACCATGGCCATGGTACACATCGGGAGCTGTGATCGCCTTCGTGATGTTACTGCTATTGTTCTTCGGGAAATCATTTGGATTTTCGTCCAATCTTCGTGTAATCTGTGCTGCCTGCGGTGCAGGTAAAAAACATAAGTTCTTTGATTTTGACTGGCGCTCGCAGACCTGGAATTTGTTATTCTTAGTAGGGGCTATACTTGGTGGAGTGATTTCTTCACAGTTCCTATCCAATGGAGAAGCAGTTCAGATTTCACAGGCAACTATTCAGGACCTGCGCCAAATAGGTATTTCAGCACCTAATGGTATGCAACCCGAAGAGCTTTTTAGCTTAGAGGCGCTGTTGACGGTTAAGGGTTTCCTAGTATTACTGCTGGGTGGTTTTGCTATAGGTTTTGGGTCCCGCTATGCTGGCGGCTGTACTTCAGGGCACGCGATCAGCGGCTTATCAAACCTGCAGCTACCCTCCCTGATTGCCGTGATCGGTTTCTTTATCGGTGGTTTGATAACTACCTGGCTTTTTTTGCCGCTGATTTTTTAA
- a CDS encoding rhodanese-like domain-containing protein yields MFNIFKSAPKNYEDLDGSTFKTKNKNALNAELLDVRTAGEFASGTIPGASNLDVTSPQFQQALQQLDKGKEYFVFCRSGNRSGSACDLMTAHGFKAYNLSGGISAWPH; encoded by the coding sequence ATGTTTAATATATTTAAATCCGCTCCAAAAAACTACGAAGACCTGGACGGAAGCACCTTTAAAACAAAGAATAAAAATGCATTAAACGCTGAGTTGCTGGATGTGCGTACAGCCGGGGAATTTGCGTCGGGCACCATTCCGGGAGCAAGTAACCTGGATGTAACTTCACCACAATTTCAGCAGGCACTGCAGCAACTTGATAAAGGAAAAGAGTATTTTGTGTTCTGTCGTAGCGGTAACCGAAGCGGCTCCGCCTGCGACCTGATGACAGCGCATGGCTTTAAAGCTTATAACCTGTCAGGTGGGATAAGTGCCTGGCCTCATTAA
- a CDS encoding sulfite exporter TauE/SafE family protein has product MEILGYIAAMLIGLSLGLIGGGGSILTVPVLVYLIGLNPVISTAYSLFIVGLTSLVGSYKFYKKGLVSLKTALVFGLPSIVAVYATRRYIVPAIPENIFSVGDFIVTKGVLLMLLFAALMVFASISMIRKKKEVPAEPVDAVDENIDTALDVEHTDKTETHPKPKFNYGGILAEGLVVGTLTGLVGAGGGFLIIPALVLFSKLDMKMAVGTSLLIIAAKSLFGFIGDIYNYEINWVFLATFSTISIAGIFIGSFLSTKIHADKLKTSFGWFVLVMGMYIIAKEVFFS; this is encoded by the coding sequence ATGGAAATACTTGGATACATCGCAGCAATGCTTATTGGTCTGTCTCTTGGGCTGATAGGTGGCGGCGGTTCTATACTTACGGTGCCGGTACTGGTTTATTTAATCGGCCTTAACCCTGTTATCTCAACCGCTTATTCGCTGTTTATAGTTGGACTTACCAGCCTGGTTGGCTCTTATAAGTTCTACAAAAAAGGGCTGGTGAGTTTAAAAACAGCGCTTGTGTTTGGTCTGCCTTCTATAGTTGCAGTGTATGCCACTCGACGTTACATTGTACCAGCCATCCCTGAAAACATCTTTTCGGTAGGGGATTTTATAGTTACCAAAGGCGTATTGCTGATGTTGCTCTTCGCGGCCCTGATGGTATTTGCTTCTATCTCGATGATCAGAAAGAAAAAAGAAGTGCCGGCAGAACCTGTTGATGCAGTAGACGAAAACATTGATACTGCACTAGATGTGGAGCATACCGATAAAACAGAAACGCACCCAAAGCCAAAGTTCAACTATGGAGGCATCCTGGCCGAAGGCTTGGTGGTAGGTACACTTACCGGTTTGGTAGGTGCAGGTGGCGGCTTTCTCATCATCCCGGCGCTTGTGCTGTTCAGTAAATTAGATATGAAGATGGCCGTGGGTACTTCGCTGCTTATTATTGCTGCTAAATCGTTGTTCGGCTTTATAGGTGATATCTACAACTACGAAATTAACTGGGTGTTCTTGGCTACTTTTTCTACCATTTCTATTGCTGGTATTTTTATCGGCTCATTCCTTTCTACTAAGATACATGCAGATAAACTAAAAACTTCTTTTGGCTGGTTCGTGCTCGTGATGGGTATGTACATCATTGCTAAGGAGGTATTTTTCTCTTAA
- a CDS encoding Crp/Fnr family transcriptional regulator produces MQTLPKELIQKKFPELEDQLLDELLAQSTLKEAEEGEEVMRSGQYITSTLLLLRGLLKVYREDVEGNEFLMYYLEPGNACALSMMCTARTEKSQIRVKAVTDAEVLLVPSHLSELWLGKYKSWHNFVIASYRQRFEELLQTLDSIAFKGLDERLIFYLKRHIKVSGNQVKLSHQQIADELNSSREVISRLLKKLEQKGAITLHRNYIEVQDLDIV; encoded by the coding sequence ATGCAGACACTGCCCAAAGAACTCATTCAAAAGAAATTCCCAGAACTGGAAGACCAACTGCTGGACGAACTGCTGGCACAAAGCACTCTGAAAGAAGCGGAAGAAGGTGAAGAAGTGATGCGCAGCGGGCAATACATTACTTCTACCCTGCTGTTACTCCGTGGTCTTTTAAAAGTATACCGCGAAGACGTTGAAGGCAATGAGTTCCTGATGTATTACCTGGAGCCGGGCAATGCCTGCGCCCTCTCTATGATGTGTACCGCCCGTACCGAGAAAAGCCAGATCAGGGTGAAGGCAGTAACTGACGCGGAAGTACTGTTGGTACCGTCACACCTATCAGAACTGTGGCTGGGCAAGTATAAAAGCTGGCACAACTTTGTGATCGCGTCTTATCGCCAGCGCTTTGAAGAGCTGTTGCAAACCTTAGATAGTATCGCTTTTAAAGGTTTAGACGAACGCCTTATTTTTTACCTGAAACGCCACATAAAAGTAAGCGGCAACCAAGTAAAACTATCACACCAGCAAATTGCCGACGAACTCAACAGCTCCCGCGAAGTGATTTCCCGCCTCCTTAAAAAGCTGGAACAGAAAGGTGCCATTACACTGCACCGCAACTACATCGAAGTACAAGACCTGGACATAGTTTAG
- a CDS encoding DUF2892 domain-containing protein: METNRKHQEDRVRRSSTDAANREIDEKTLDNINRYGYDSPKKIEKRLKKLNKEWDLERALEVNASTLALTGLVLGATQNKRWFILPGIVASFLLQHGLQGWCPPLPVLRKLGFRTRKEIDEERQALKALRGDYNKILGATTAEGVLNVVRS; this comes from the coding sequence ATGGAAACAAACAGAAAGCATCAGGAAGACCGTGTAAGACGCAGCTCTACAGATGCAGCCAACCGGGAGATAGATGAAAAGACCTTAGACAACATAAACCGCTATGGCTACGATTCTCCTAAAAAAATTGAAAAGCGCCTGAAGAAATTAAACAAAGAATGGGACCTGGAACGCGCCCTGGAAGTAAATGCCTCTACCCTCGCCTTAACAGGTTTGGTATTAGGAGCTACCCAAAATAAACGCTGGTTTATTTTGCCAGGTATAGTTGCTTCATTTCTACTGCAACATGGTTTGCAGGGCTGGTGTCCGCCACTGCCTGTACTTCGTAAGCTGGGTTTCAGAACGCGGAAAGAAATAGACGAGGAACGCCAGGCACTGAAAGCTCTTCGTGGCGACTACAACAAAATTTTAGGGGCAACTACCGCAGAAGGCGTTTTAAATGTGGTGAGGTCCTGA
- a CDS encoding MBL fold metallo-hydrolase gives MKIKQFEDKGLAHYAYAILSEEANQVVLVDPARDPQPYYNYATENNATIVGVIETHPHADFVSSHLEISQKTGATIYTHSLVGADYKHTAFDEGAELQLGEIKLRSLHTPGHSPDSISIVLEHEGKDKAVFTGDTLFIGDVGRPDLRESAGNITAKREELARQMYHSTREKLMKLDDSVTVYPAHGSGSLCGKALSDANSSTIGAEKTGNYALQQMSEDEFVKILPEDQPFIPKYFGYDVSLNKQGAPAYQPSIEGVKLLEKNYKPEDGSLIVDARNEKVFKKGHYKGAINIQNGGKFETWLGSIVGPEEQYYLAAESEAQLKELIAKAAKIGYELLIKGAFVLDTAQEVQTPEMDVPAFREHQDDYTIVDIRNTSEVKAGKLFGKAINIPLPELRERAKEIPADKPVVVHCAGGYRSAAGSSIVEAALPQANVLDLSEAVNQFKDGPK, from the coding sequence ATGAAAATTAAACAGTTCGAAGACAAAGGATTAGCGCATTACGCATATGCCATTCTAAGCGAGGAGGCAAACCAGGTAGTACTTGTTGACCCGGCCCGCGATCCGCAGCCCTACTATAATTACGCCACCGAAAACAATGCTACTATAGTTGGTGTGATCGAGACGCACCCGCACGCCGATTTTGTAAGCTCGCACCTGGAGATCTCCCAGAAAACTGGTGCCACTATTTATACCCACAGCCTGGTAGGTGCCGATTATAAGCATACCGCTTTTGATGAAGGCGCTGAGCTGCAACTGGGAGAAATAAAACTCCGGTCGCTGCACACACCAGGCCATTCGCCCGATAGCATCAGTATTGTGCTCGAGCACGAAGGCAAAGACAAAGCTGTGTTCACCGGCGACACCCTGTTTATAGGCGATGTGGGTCGCCCGGACCTGCGGGAGAGTGCCGGTAACATTACAGCCAAACGCGAAGAACTGGCCCGCCAGATGTACCACAGCACCCGCGAAAAACTAATGAAGCTAGACGACAGCGTCACGGTTTACCCTGCCCACGGTTCCGGTTCACTTTGTGGCAAAGCCCTAAGCGATGCCAACTCAAGCACCATCGGTGCCGAGAAAACAGGCAATTATGCCCTGCAGCAAATGAGCGAGGATGAATTTGTAAAGATCCTGCCCGAAGACCAGCCTTTTATACCCAAGTACTTTGGCTATGACGTGAGCCTGAACAAGCAAGGTGCACCAGCCTATCAACCAAGTATAGAAGGCGTGAAACTGCTGGAGAAGAACTATAAACCGGAAGATGGTTCTCTGATAGTGGATGCCCGAAACGAAAAGGTTTTCAAGAAAGGACATTACAAAGGTGCCATCAACATCCAGAACGGGGGTAAGTTCGAGACCTGGCTGGGAAGTATAGTTGGGCCGGAAGAACAGTATTACCTGGCAGCCGAGAGCGAAGCACAATTAAAAGAGTTGATAGCCAAAGCAGCCAAAATAGGCTATGAACTGCTGATCAAAGGTGCGTTTGTACTGGATACTGCTCAAGAAGTTCAAACTCCTGAAATGGATGTACCGGCTTTCCGCGAGCACCAGGACGATTATACCATTGTAGACATCCGCAACACTTCGGAAGTAAAAGCAGGCAAGCTCTTCGGGAAGGCCATTAACATTCCGTTACCGGAGCTGCGCGAACGTGCTAAAGAAATACCGGCAGATAAGCCAGTGGTGGTGCATTGTGCCGGTGGTTACCGCTCGGCAGCCGGTAGCAGCATCGTAGAAGCAGCCTTACCACAAGCCAACGTGCTGGACCTGAGCGAAGCTGTAAACCAGTTTAAGGACGGTCCGAAATAA
- a CDS encoding glycosyltransferase family 61 protein: protein MQFEILLTKATKALKKIAKRVIPKNKRYRPVSVQTIELSELSTPISYNNIVVHSIYPQHLTTLDITEDLYQACSEYWKPQRSVITDYVVVEVLNGRLHTDNESSIAIITKDNKLVDNVSLSLKDGKVTKPENNNIFSQQMFSEPVRLQGNVFTMLSGGAGINNIGHWFLDVLPRLHLLQQSGLFDQIDWFLVPSTRYSYQTETLELLGISKEKIISGETHTHIVADKIIASTAPRGNHTLVPKWLITYMREAFLPAVPTEEQQPVQSEGPFLFISRRDSSVRNILNEDELQQVLGHYGFNTILSSKLSITDKIKLFSKAKVILSPTGAGLISMLFCQPGTKLVEIFNEGFVIEPFFDIATKLELDYKYIICKSQGRKATNAKQGQHDHLVVETEKVEQLLEQIVEPEKTLSQALV, encoded by the coding sequence ATGCAATTCGAAATACTTCTCACCAAAGCTACCAAAGCACTAAAAAAAATTGCAAAACGTGTTATTCCTAAAAATAAACGATACAGGCCTGTTAGTGTACAGACTATAGAACTTTCTGAACTATCTACCCCGATATCTTACAATAATATAGTCGTACATAGTATTTATCCGCAACATCTAACAACCCTTGATATAACAGAAGACCTATACCAGGCCTGCTCAGAATACTGGAAGCCACAACGCAGTGTTATAACAGATTATGTAGTTGTGGAGGTTTTAAACGGACGTTTGCATACTGACAATGAAAGCAGTATCGCCATCATTACGAAAGATAACAAACTGGTGGATAATGTATCCCTAAGCTTAAAGGATGGCAAAGTAACAAAACCGGAAAACAATAATATTTTCAGCCAGCAGATGTTCTCTGAACCTGTAAGACTACAGGGAAATGTATTTACTATGCTTTCAGGTGGGGCAGGTATCAATAACATCGGCCACTGGTTTTTAGATGTACTTCCTCGTCTGCACCTGCTGCAGCAAAGCGGCTTGTTCGACCAAATAGATTGGTTCCTGGTGCCAAGTACACGTTACAGCTATCAGACGGAAACTCTGGAACTTTTAGGTATCTCGAAGGAGAAAATAATATCAGGTGAAACCCATACTCATATAGTTGCTGATAAAATAATAGCTTCTACTGCACCTAGAGGTAACCATACTTTGGTTCCTAAGTGGTTGATAACCTATATGCGCGAAGCGTTCTTACCGGCAGTCCCGACAGAAGAACAGCAACCTGTTCAATCAGAGGGTCCTTTCCTGTTCATCAGCAGACGCGACTCCAGTGTGCGAAATATCTTAAACGAAGATGAGTTGCAGCAAGTACTGGGACATTATGGATTTAACACCATTCTCTCTAGTAAGCTCTCTATTACAGATAAAATAAAGCTGTTTTCGAAAGCGAAAGTTATACTTTCTCCTACGGGCGCAGGTCTTATCAGCATGCTCTTCTGTCAGCCGGGCACCAAGCTGGTTGAGATTTTTAACGAGGGCTTTGTGATAGAACCCTTCTTTGATATTGCGACCAAACTTGAACTGGATTACAAGTATATCATCTGCAAATCACAGGGGCGTAAAGCCACTAACGCCAAGCAAGGCCAACATGATCATCTTGTAGTTGAAACTGAGAAAGTTGAACAGTTGCTTGAACAGATAGTAGAACCTGAGAAAACCTTATCTCAAGCACTGGTATAA